In Saprospiraceae bacterium, a genomic segment contains:
- a CDS encoding transglycosylase domain-containing protein, whose translation MEWVEKLKSILQKLRHEFVFTDIFSGKSATDKPWFSRFVHICWKLFFGGLFLFYICLILVSFDNLPTFEDLENPNYNQASIIYASDKSILGKFFTENREFLPYDSINKQLVNALLATEDNRYYNHSGIDFLALARVAVRTIILNQQEAGGGSTITQQLAKLLFERPSLEGKNTFVRKFLLIRTKFKEWLVALKLERRYTKEEIIALYLNKFDFLYGANGVQTASQTYFGKNQKHLETEEAAMLIGMLKNPTRYNPKRFPKLALGRRNTVLELMYEDGHINKESYKQLIEKTIDITLFKRDSHLEGVALYFRAELAKWLKTLFEDERYRKPDGSQYNPFLDGLKIYTTIDPAFQDAAEKAARDHMKKIQKAYFNVWTQQDPWTYDAEDPILKIRKESLNQSIRETERYQAIWNKYYASLVSQLESEIGSIDINDNTIQRLYNEDKKKGFLKSELQKKVINQTQYDYSLRIKKSALWPEFSKRWVAFEKEIKTSITTPVKMVVYDYNTTGEKDTVMSPLDSIKYHRKHLQIGSLAVDPHTGEIKAWIGGTHFKYFKYDHVNSRRQIGSTFKPFVYTTAIALQGISPCNEFQDIQYTIPANDPNFGLPEPWSPGNAGEDFSGESMNLYRALALSKNSITVKLVMLLGSVEPIRGLLHNMGIDSSLKRKDGGYLIPKFPSIVLGSPDLSVMEMTGAYTTFANEGVYTKPFFVSRIEDKNGKIIYKNTTVHNVAIPPNYNYIMLDLLRRSGGSYSLKTPNGGKTGTTNDYVDGWYMGVTPDLVVGTWVGGEDPWIRFLSLTLGQGSVMAKPFFVNFISSLEANPESGYNPNVQFKHPKGDLGIELDCEAFKKFMQSHHGGESNVPGSNPSRKDEIYEDE comes from the coding sequence ATGGAATGGGTTGAAAAATTAAAAAGCATTCTTCAGAAACTTCGTCATGAGTTTGTGTTTACAGATATTTTCTCTGGTAAATCCGCCACAGACAAACCTTGGTTTTCACGATTTGTACATATATGTTGGAAATTATTTTTTGGAGGACTTTTCCTATTTTACATATGCCTTATTCTGGTGTCATTTGATAATTTACCAACGTTTGAAGATCTTGAGAATCCCAATTATAATCAAGCTTCGATTATATATGCAAGTGATAAAAGTATTCTCGGAAAATTTTTTACAGAGAATAGAGAATTCCTACCCTATGATAGTATTAATAAGCAATTGGTGAATGCTTTACTGGCTACTGAAGATAACAGATATTATAATCATTCTGGAATAGATTTCCTGGCATTGGCTCGCGTTGCTGTCAGAACCATCATTTTGAATCAGCAAGAGGCTGGTGGAGGAAGTACGATCACACAACAATTGGCGAAATTACTTTTTGAACGGCCTTCCCTCGAAGGAAAAAATACTTTTGTCAGAAAATTTTTACTGATACGTACAAAATTTAAAGAATGGTTAGTTGCATTAAAACTGGAGCGTAGGTATACGAAGGAAGAAATTATTGCATTGTACCTTAATAAATTTGATTTTTTGTATGGAGCAAATGGTGTTCAGACGGCTTCTCAAACTTATTTTGGTAAAAACCAAAAACATCTGGAAACGGAAGAAGCGGCCATGTTGATTGGGATGTTAAAAAATCCTACGCGATATAATCCAAAAAGATTTCCTAAACTGGCTTTAGGCAGGAGAAATACTGTATTGGAATTGATGTATGAAGATGGGCATATCAATAAAGAAAGTTACAAGCAATTAATAGAAAAAACAATAGACATTACTTTGTTTAAACGAGATTCACATTTGGAGGGAGTAGCTTTATATTTTCGTGCAGAACTTGCTAAATGGTTAAAAACTTTATTTGAGGATGAAAGGTATCGCAAACCAGACGGTAGTCAGTACAATCCATTTCTGGATGGTTTAAAAATATATACGACAATAGACCCAGCATTTCAGGATGCTGCAGAAAAGGCTGCAAGAGATCACATGAAAAAAATCCAAAAGGCATATTTCAATGTATGGACCCAACAAGATCCATGGACTTATGATGCAGAAGATCCAATCCTGAAAATAAGAAAGGAGTCCCTCAATCAATCGATCCGAGAAACGGAAAGGTATCAAGCCATTTGGAATAAATACTATGCAAGCCTTGTTTCACAATTGGAATCTGAAATCGGTAGTATAGATATCAATGATAATACCATACAGCGGCTCTATAATGAAGACAAGAAAAAGGGTTTTCTAAAATCTGAATTGCAGAAAAAAGTGATCAATCAAACACAATATGATTACTCTTTGAGAATCAAAAAATCAGCTTTGTGGCCGGAATTCAGTAAACGCTGGGTAGCATTTGAAAAAGAAATAAAGACTTCCATCACCACACCGGTAAAAATGGTAGTTTATGATTACAATACAACAGGAGAAAAAGATACTGTTATGAGTCCCCTCGATTCTATAAAATACCATCGAAAACATTTGCAAATTGGATCTTTGGCAGTTGATCCGCACACCGGAGAAATTAAAGCCTGGATTGGCGGCACCCATTTCAAGTATTTTAAATACGATCACGTAAATTCCCGAAGGCAAATAGGATCCACCTTTAAACCTTTTGTGTATACCACGGCCATTGCTTTGCAAGGGATTTCTCCCTGCAATGAATTTCAGGATATTCAGTACACCATTCCGGCTAATGATCCAAATTTTGGTTTGCCTGAGCCCTGGTCACCTGGAAATGCTGGAGAAGATTTTAGTGGAGAAAGTATGAATTTATATAGAGCATTGGCGCTTTCAAAAAACTCGATTACAGTTAAACTGGTGATGTTACTGGGAAGTGTTGAACCCATAAGGGGTCTATTACATAATATGGGGATAGATTCCTCTTTGAAAAGAAAAGATGGTGGTTACCTGATTCCAAAATTCCCATCCATTGTTTTGGGATCTCCTGATTTATCGGTCATGGAAATGACAGGGGCTTATACCACATTTGCCAACGAAGGTGTATACACAAAACCGTTTTTCGTTTCGAGAATTGAAGATAAAAATGGTAAAATTATTTATAAAAATACTACGGTTCACAATGTTGCTATTCCTCCAAATTATAATTATATTATGTTGGATTTGTTGAGAAGATCCGGGGGGTCGTATAGTTTGAAAACGCCTAATGGGGGTAAGACGGGAACAACCAATGATTATGTTGATGGTTGGTATATGGGCGTTACACCTGATCTTGTGGTGGGTACATGGGTTGGTGGTGAAGATCCATGGATACGATTCTTAAGTTTAACTTTAGGGCAAGGATCTGTCATGGCAAAACCTTTTTTTGTAAATTTTATTTCAAGCCTGGAAGCCAATCCGGAATCAGGTTACAATCCCAATGTTCAGTTTAAACATCCAAAGGGAGATTTAGGCATTGAGTTGGACTGTGAAGCTTTTAAAAAATTCATGCAATCCCACCATGGCGGAGAATCTAATGTACCAGGCAGTAACCCTAGCCGCAAGGATGAAATTTATGAAGATGAGTAA
- a CDS encoding 3-dehydroquinate synthase, translating to MKMKPVVISRIFQARAWEKLNEYLEHQDYSSIFIVVDENTNKLCLPLLLSNLSLSPKGITVIPAGELHKDIETCMLVWNDWLGMAVDRKSLIITLGGGVLCDLVGFCAATFKRGLDCVYIPSTLMAMADAAFGGKTGVNLHMTKNIIGLFHSPQVIVLEPLFLNSLDERHMRNGFVEIIKHALIQDPPYWQDIENLEWPLSEEDLQNFIRKSMRTKMDIVEQDPSEIHIRKALNFGHTIGHAIEKSTLDSDQAILHGEAVAMGMIAESIISARKFKWKPGFLERITSMLIPFVKNISWDEERIESILKNIHFDKKNIQSQVLFSLLEQPGKPALDVKLDLDEITSSLEYFHNKSYTLMQ from the coding sequence ATGAAAATGAAACCAGTCGTCATTTCTAGAATTTTTCAAGCCCGTGCATGGGAAAAATTGAATGAGTATCTTGAACATCAGGATTACAGTTCCATTTTTATTGTAGTTGATGAAAATACAAATAAATTATGTTTGCCTTTATTATTAAGTAACCTTTCTCTTTCGCCAAAAGGGATCACAGTAATTCCTGCAGGTGAATTGCATAAAGATATTGAAACTTGTATGCTAGTTTGGAACGATTGGTTAGGCATGGCAGTGGATCGAAAAAGCCTGATCATTACTCTTGGTGGTGGTGTTTTATGTGATCTCGTTGGATTTTGTGCAGCTACATTTAAGAGAGGCCTTGATTGTGTTTATATTCCAAGCACATTAATGGCAATGGCCGATGCCGCTTTTGGTGGAAAAACGGGAGTTAATTTACATATGACTAAAAACATAATTGGCTTGTTTCATTCGCCACAGGTCATAGTACTTGAGCCTCTTTTCCTGAACAGTCTGGACGAAAGACATATGCGCAATGGCTTTGTGGAGATTATTAAACATGCATTGATCCAGGACCCACCTTATTGGCAGGATATTGAAAATTTGGAATGGCCTTTATCAGAAGAAGACCTTCAAAATTTTATAAGAAAATCCATGCGGACGAAAATGGATATTGTAGAGCAAGATCCTAGCGAAATCCATATTCGGAAAGCATTGAATTTTGGACATACCATTGGGCATGCCATCGAAAAATCTACTTTAGATTCAGACCAAGCTATCCTGCATGGTGAAGCAGTAGCAATGGGCATGATTGCAGAGTCTATTATATCAGCGCGTAAGTTTAAATGGAAACCGGGATTTCTCGAAAGGATTACTTCTATGTTGATTCCTTTTGTAAAAAATATTTCCTGGGATGAAGAACGCATTGAAAGTATTTTAAAAAACATCCATTTTGATAAAAAAAATATTCAAAGTCAAGTCTTGTTTAGTTTGCTTGAACAACCTGGTAAACCAGCTTTAGATGTAAAACTGGATCTTGATGAAATTACCAGTTCATTGGAATATTTTCACAATAAATCCTATACTTTAATGCAATGA
- a CDS encoding aminotransferase class V-fold PLP-dependent enzyme codes for MISDTTKEDLLSKIAALEPISRVLEPEESQRNEWIHHISQNTNSFIDSLKEGKAFHMFQSMNGLLNINPDQNDGQALELILEELGRDMLNKGLNPASGGHLGYIPGGGIYAGVLGDYLAALYNQYAGIYYGGPGAVKIENELLRWLCRIIGFPNGSLGNLTSGGSMANLIAIVTARESRQIRPEEIPSLCIYLTEQVHHCVHKAIRISGLGFAHVRTIPVNHEFKMKTNDLRQQITSDQNKGLIPFMVVGTAGTTDTGAIDPLEELAEICEENKIWFHIDAAYGGFFILSKLKNPDGKALKSAFNGMERADSLAIDPHKGLFLSYGLGAVLIKDMTSLYKAHYYKAAYMQDTLTSQDELSPADLSPELTKHFRGLRLWLPLRLYGLNPFIACLDEKVLLCRYFYAEIAKLGFQTGPYPETSVCIYRFLPENEDANLYNQKILDYVVNDGRVFISSTTIQGVFWLRLAVLSFRTHLSTIEKCLEVLKLALISLK; via the coding sequence ATGATTTCAGACACAACAAAAGAAGATTTACTATCCAAAATTGCAGCATTAGAACCCATTTCCAGGGTTTTAGAACCCGAAGAATCACAGCGCAATGAATGGATCCACCATATTTCTCAAAATACCAACTCATTTATTGACTCCCTAAAAGAAGGTAAAGCATTTCATATGTTCCAGAGTATGAATGGTTTACTCAATATTAACCCTGATCAAAATGACGGACAAGCACTTGAACTAATATTGGAAGAATTGGGTCGCGATATGTTAAATAAGGGTTTAAATCCTGCTTCAGGCGGTCATTTGGGGTATATTCCAGGTGGAGGTATATATGCGGGCGTCTTAGGAGATTACCTGGCTGCGCTCTACAATCAATACGCAGGAATATATTATGGTGGTCCAGGAGCTGTAAAGATTGAAAATGAGTTGCTTCGCTGGCTTTGCAGGATTATTGGATTTCCAAATGGGAGTCTTGGCAACTTGACCAGTGGCGGATCCATGGCAAATCTTATTGCAATTGTAACAGCACGTGAATCGCGACAAATCAGACCTGAAGAAATTCCTTCACTTTGCATTTACCTGACCGAACAGGTCCACCATTGTGTACACAAGGCAATAAGAATCTCCGGTTTAGGATTTGCGCATGTCCGTACTATACCCGTCAATCATGAATTTAAAATGAAAACCAATGATTTGAGACAACAAATTACCTCAGATCAAAACAAGGGTCTTATCCCATTTATGGTTGTTGGTACCGCGGGAACTACGGATACCGGTGCAATAGATCCTCTCGAAGAGCTGGCAGAAATTTGTGAAGAAAACAAAATTTGGTTTCATATTGATGCAGCCTATGGCGGGTTTTTTATTCTAAGCAAATTGAAAAATCCCGACGGAAAAGCTTTAAAATCAGCATTTAATGGGATGGAGAGAGCTGATAGCCTTGCCATTGACCCGCATAAGGGATTGTTTTTATCCTATGGCCTTGGCGCTGTTTTAATTAAAGACATGACTTCTTTATATAAGGCACATTATTATAAAGCAGCTTATATGCAAGATACCTTAACGAGTCAGGATGAACTCAGTCCGGCCGATCTTTCACCTGAATTGACCAAACATTTCAGAGGACTTAGGCTGTGGTTGCCCCTCCGCTTATATGGACTCAATCCGTTTATCGCCTGCTTGGATGAAAAGGTCTTACTATGCAGATATTTTTATGCGGAAATCGCAAAACTTGGTTTCCAGACCGGGCCTTACCCTGAGACTTCGGTATGCATTTATCGATTTTTACCCGAAAATGAAGATGCCAATTTGTACAACCAAAAGATTTTAGATTATGTCGTCAATGATGGCCGGGTTTTTATTTCTTCCACGACCATCCAAGGTGTTTTTTGGCTCCGGCTTGCAGTTTTGAGCTTCAGAACCCATTTGTCTACCATAGAAAAATGCCTCGAAGTGCTAAAATTGGCATTAATTAGTCTAAAAT
- a CDS encoding ATP-dependent DNA helicase RecQ, with protein MLTKDSVFDALKYHFGFEAFKDNQEHIIKSLLGGKDTFVIMPTGGGKSLCYQLPALMLPGTAIIISPLIALMKNQVDSIRGYGQTDEIAHFLNSSLNRSEIKQVKDDISAGKTKLLYVAPETLQKDETIEFLNSVDLSFIAVDEAHCISEWGHDFRPDYRRIRDMINSLNKHIPIIALTATATPKVQIDIVKSLEMVEPHIYVSSFNRPNLYYEVRPKISKDQAIRQIVQIIKTHPGESAIIYVQARKTTEDLAQILQINGIKASPYHAGMDAKARTQVQDDFLMEQIDVICATIAFGMGIDKPDVRCVIHFDIPKSLENYYQETGRAGRDGMVGDCYAFFSNADLLRLEKFLRDKPASERDMGAQLLDEMEAYVESAVCRRKFVLHYFGEEFASEKCKSMCDNCRNPKPLIEAQAEMILALSAIKALNQNFGIKTLVEFLCGVKTKDILDYDLDHHELFNKGLEKGNLFWFSLFRQGILLNYIIKDIETYGILHVSEKGEEFLKKPHPVQININHDYSDTTTVIEDDGGPSQGAALDQNLFNILKEIRLEVAKKHKVKPWVIFFDPSLEEMATRFPINIDDLCKISGVNRGKAERYGQAFIDFIGKYVEENEIERPDDFIFRQVADKSKNKVDIIKFIDKKIPLEDIARNLQMNMEDLMDELNMIVSSGTRINIDYYINENVDEYSKDDIYTYFKDADSDSLEDAYKALKEDDITFEEIRLIRLKYMSEIVN; from the coding sequence ATGTTGACGAAAGATTCAGTTTTTGATGCGCTCAAATACCATTTTGGATTTGAAGCTTTTAAAGATAACCAGGAACACATTATAAAGAGCTTGCTAGGTGGCAAAGATACTTTTGTGATCATGCCGACAGGTGGCGGTAAATCTTTATGTTATCAGCTGCCTGCATTAATGTTGCCAGGTACTGCCATCATCATTTCACCTTTAATTGCTTTGATGAAAAATCAAGTGGATTCTATCCGCGGTTACGGTCAAACAGATGAAATTGCTCATTTCTTGAATTCATCTCTTAACCGGTCTGAAATTAAACAAGTAAAAGATGATATCTCGGCTGGTAAAACGAAGTTGCTTTATGTAGCACCTGAAACTTTGCAAAAAGATGAGACTATTGAATTCTTAAATTCAGTAGACCTTTCTTTTATTGCCGTTGATGAAGCCCATTGCATATCAGAATGGGGACATGATTTTCGACCTGACTACCGAAGAATCAGGGATATGATCAACTCGCTGAACAAGCACATCCCAATTATTGCTCTCACAGCAACCGCAACTCCGAAAGTTCAAATTGACATTGTCAAGAGTTTGGAAATGGTTGAACCGCATATTTATGTGTCCTCCTTCAATCGCCCAAATTTATACTATGAGGTAAGGCCGAAAATAAGCAAAGATCAGGCGATCAGGCAAATTGTTCAAATCATTAAAACACATCCCGGCGAATCGGCGATCATTTACGTACAGGCTCGCAAGACTACCGAAGATCTTGCGCAAATTCTACAAATAAACGGGATTAAAGCATCACCTTACCACGCAGGAATGGATGCAAAGGCCAGAACCCAGGTACAAGATGATTTTCTCATGGAGCAAATTGATGTGATTTGCGCTACCATTGCATTTGGAATGGGTATAGATAAACCAGATGTGCGATGTGTTATCCATTTTGATATACCCAAAAGTTTGGAAAATTATTATCAGGAAACAGGAAGAGCTGGACGCGATGGTATGGTAGGAGATTGTTATGCTTTCTTTTCCAACGCTGATTTGCTCCGTTTGGAAAAATTTCTTCGCGACAAGCCTGCTTCCGAAAGAGATATGGGTGCTCAGCTACTTGATGAAATGGAGGCTTATGTCGAAAGTGCCGTTTGTCGAAGAAAATTTGTTTTGCACTATTTTGGGGAAGAGTTTGCCTCAGAAAAATGCAAATCCATGTGCGATAATTGTAGAAATCCAAAACCACTTATAGAAGCACAAGCTGAAATGATTCTGGCTTTGAGTGCGATCAAAGCATTGAATCAGAATTTTGGAATCAAAACACTGGTTGAATTTTTATGCGGGGTCAAAACAAAAGATATTCTCGATTATGATCTCGATCATCACGAACTTTTCAATAAAGGTTTGGAAAAAGGAAACTTGTTTTGGTTTTCCTTATTCCGACAAGGGATCTTATTAAATTACATCATCAAAGATATTGAGACGTATGGCATTCTTCACGTGAGTGAAAAGGGAGAAGAATTTCTGAAAAAACCACATCCGGTGCAAATCAATATCAATCACGATTACAGTGATACCACAACTGTAATTGAAGATGATGGCGGACCATCCCAAGGCGCTGCACTCGATCAGAATCTCTTTAATATTCTGAAAGAAATCAGATTGGAAGTTGCGAAAAAGCATAAAGTAAAGCCGTGGGTTATCTTCTTTGATCCTTCCCTTGAAGAAATGGCGACGAGATTTCCGATCAATATTGATGATTTATGCAAAATTTCCGGAGTCAATCGAGGCAAAGCAGAACGATATGGACAAGCATTCATTGACTTTATCGGAAAATATGTCGAGGAAAATGAAATCGAAAGACCCGATGACTTTATTTTCAGACAGGTTGCAGATAAATCCAAAAATAAAGTTGACATCATCAAATTTATTGATAAGAAAATACCTTTGGAAGACATTGCACGAAATCTTCAAATGAACATGGAAGACCTGATGGATGAACTCAATATGATCGTTTCTTCAGGCACCAGGATTAACATTGATTATTATATCAATGAAAATGTCGATGAATATTCAAAGGATGATATTTATACCTATTTCAAAGATGCTGATTCTGACTCTCTCGAGGATGCTTACAAAGCATTGAAAGAAGATGATATCACCTTTGAAGAAATAAGACTCATTCGTTTAAAGTACATGTCCGAAATCGTAAATTGA
- a CDS encoding 3-dehydroquinate dehydratase, with product MWTIPIINGPNLNLTGIREIEIYGSESFEEYFLLLKNDLPNVKFSYHQSNHEGALVDIIQSFRLTADALIINPGAYTHTSVALRDALSSVDFPIAEVHISSVRNRETFRQTSMIQDVCYFQLSGYGLESYRMACLRLLEYLNATASSPVS from the coding sequence ATGTGGACAATTCCAATCATTAATGGGCCCAATTTAAACCTGACAGGTATAAGGGAAATAGAGATCTACGGAAGTGAAAGCTTTGAGGAATATTTCTTATTATTAAAAAATGATCTGCCGAATGTAAAATTCAGTTACCACCAATCAAATCATGAAGGCGCCTTAGTAGATATTATTCAATCCTTCAGATTGACTGCAGATGCACTTATTATAAATCCGGGAGCTTACACCCATACTTCGGTTGCTTTGCGGGATGCGCTCTCTAGCGTGGACTTTCCCATAGCAGAAGTTCACATAAGTTCGGTAAGAAATCGGGAAACTTTTCGTCAAACATCAATGATTCAAGACGTATGTTATTTTCAATTGAGCGGATATGGATTGGAATCTTATCGTATGGCATGTCTTCGATTACTTGAATATTTAAATGCAACGGCATCATCGCCGGTCAGTTAA